In the Danio rerio strain Tuebingen ecotype United States chromosome 8, GRCz12tu, whole genome shotgun sequence genome, one interval contains:
- the cenpa gene encoding histone H3-like centromeric protein A, whose protein sequence is MPRHTSAHKRKPSTPRRRSPPASLPPPAGSRTRRHSGPSGSSPRKKHKFRPGTRALMEIRKYQKSTGLLLRKAPFSRLVREVCQMFSREHMMWQGYALMALQEAAEAFMVRLFSDANLCAIHAKRVTLFPRDIQLARRIRGVEHM, encoded by the coding sequence ATGCCTCGCCATACATCGGCACACAAGCGAAAGCCATCGACGCCCAGACGCAGATCTCCCCCTGCATCACTACCACCGCCGGCAGGGTCAAGAACCCGCCGCCACAGCGGACCATCCGGATCATCGCCGCGCAAGAAACACAAATTTCGCCCTGGCACCCGAGCACTCATGGAGATACGCAAGTATCAGAAGTCGACCGGTCTTCTGCTGCGCAAGGCTCCGTTTTCACGACTGGTGCGGGAGGTGTGTCAGATGTTCAGCCGAGAGCACATGATGTGGCAAGGATATGCTTTAATGGCTCTACAGGAGGCTGCAGAGGCGTTCATGGTTCGTCTGTTTTCTGATGCCAACCTCTGTGCCATTCACGCCAAGAGAGTGACGTTGTTCCCACGTGACATACAACTCGCCCGGAGGATCAGAGGCGTTGAACACATGTAA
- the selenoh gene encoding selenoprotein H (UGA stop codon recoded as selenocysteine) has product MATRGKSARKRKADSDEKEKLDDAKKEKLEDKDEETGLRVVIEHCKSURVYGRNAVVVREALADSHPELKVMINPHNPRRNSFEITLMDGERADVLWSGIKKGPPRKLKFPEPAEVVTALKQALEKE; this is encoded by the coding sequence ATGGCGACTCGAGGCAAGTCAGCTCGCAAGCGAAAGGCGGATTCAGACGAAAAAGAAAAGCTTGACGATGCCAAGAAAGAAAAGCTTGAGGATAAGGATGAAGAAACAGGACTGAGGGTGGTCATCGAGCATTGTAAGAGCTGACGGGTTTACGGGCGCAACGCGGTCGTCGTGCGGGAAGCTCTTGCAGATTCGCACCCTGAACTCAAAGTGATGATAAACCCGCACAATCCCCGGAGAAACAGCTTTGAAATCACGCTGATGGACGGAGAAAGAGCGGATGTTTTGTGGTCCGGCATTAAAAAGGGTCCTCCACGCAAACTCAAGTTCCCTGAGCCTGCTGAAGTGGTGACCGCCCTGAAACAAGCGCTGGAGAAAGAGTAA
- the ssuh2rs1 gene encoding protein SSUH2 homolog isoform X1 — MERPIVSDYGAHYGAINQVYGLPPAAAMSASPAANTFGASAPPANMFDTVPGYEGTLAGGGGGYLPPPMPSVPMPVPEQAPHPPDWHIPSISEERAREAFATYVSSNCCYSSGPVTDGVITNMQSFNTYRYRLETFTESRSTEWSQEPYSGQPVDAGVQPAPGPWQIAAQPPPFFQDQKQAIKVPFTSSIKNCHVCLGMGNKPCTTCAGAGNKVCWVCNGSGSRLNDERCSHCNGQGRENCSSCSGNGSSQCDTCHGKRQLIVFINLNVKWSTEKEDFVAQDLSGLKVEKLEKVSGKELFKDSQFMVYPVMGFPDASVAQASQRIVRDHQTKFAQTSRILQQRQTIELIPVTKVNYTWKGNPYVYYVYGNEFEVNAEDYPATCCCSVM, encoded by the exons CCATGTCGGCCTCGCCTGCTGCAAACACTTTTGGAGCCTCTGCACCTCCTGCAAACATGTTCGACACAGTGCCTGGATATGAAGGAACGCTGGCCGGCGGAGGCG GCGGGTATCTTCCTCCTCCAATGCCATCCGTGCCGATGCCTGTGCCTGAACAAGCCCCCCACCCACCAGATTGGCA TATACCTTCCATCTCAGAGGAAAGAGCACGTGAAGCTTTCGCAACATACGTCTCTAGCAATTGCTGCTATAGTTCTGGCCCTGTCACAGATGGAGTTATAACTAATATGCAGTCTTTTAACACCTACAGA TATCGTTTGGAGACGTTTACTGAGTCCAGATCTACTGAATGGAGTCAGGAACCATACTCAG GACAGCCTGTGGATGCTGGAGTTCAGCCGGCTCCAGGACCGTGGCAGATCGCTGCTCAACCTCCACCCTTCTTTCAAGACCAAAAGCAGGCCATTAAAGTTCCTTTCACTTCATCAATTAAG AACTGTCACGTGTGTCTTGGAATGGGAAACAAACCCTGCACCACCTGTGCTGGAGCTGGAAAT AAAGTCTGCTGGGTGTGTAATGGTTCCGGTTCCCGTCTTAATGATGAACGATGCTCACACTGCAATGGACAGGGTCGTGAAAA CTGCTCTTCATGTAGTGGCAACGGCTCTTCCCAGTGTGACACCTGCCATGGAAAGAGACAGCTGATCGTTTTCATCAACCTCAATGTGAAATG GAGCACCGAGAAGGAAGACTTCGTAGCGCAGGATTTAAGTGGGCTGAAAGTGGAGAAACTGGAGAAGGTTTCAGGGAAGGAGCTTTTCAAAGACTCCCAGTTTATG GTCTATCCAGTGATGGGCTTTCCAGATGCTTCTGTTGCACAGGCGTCTCAGCGTATAGTGAGAGACCATCAGACGAAATTCGCCCAAACCTCCCGTATATTACAGCAG AGGCAGACAATCGAGCTCATTCCCGTAACTAAAGTCAACTACACGTGGAAAGGAAACCCCTATGTTTATTATGTGTATGGGAATGAGTTCGAAGTGAACGCTGAAGACTATCCTGCCACCTGCTGCTGCTCTGTGATGTAA
- the ssuh2rs1 gene encoding protein SSUH2 homolog (The RefSeq protein has 1 substitution compared to this genomic sequence) codes for MSASPAANTFGASAPPANMFDTVPGYEGTLAGGGGGYLPPPMPSVPMPVPEQAPHPPDWHIPSISEERAREAFATYVSSNCCYSSGPVTDGVITNMQSFNTYRYRLETFTESRSTEWSQEPYSGQPVDAGVQPAPGPWQIAAQPPPFFQDQKQAIKVPFTSSIKNCHVCLGMGNKPCTTCAGAGNKVCWVCNGSGSRLNDERCSHCNGQGRENCSSCSGNGTSQCDTCHGKRQLIVFINLNVKWSTEKEDFVAQDLSGLKVEKLEKVSGKELFKDSQFMVYPVMGFPDASVAQASQRIVRDHQTKFAQTSRILQQRQTIELIPVTKVNYTWKGNPYVYYVYGNEFEVNAEDYPATCCCSVM; via the exons ATGTCGGCCTCGCCTGCTGCAAACACTTTTGGAGCCTCTGCACCTCCTGCAAACATGTTCGACACAGTGCCTGGATATGAAGGAACGCTGGCCGGCGGAGGCG GCGGGTATCTTCCTCCTCCAATGCCATCCGTGCCGATGCCTGTGCCTGAACAAGCCCCCCACCCACCAGATTGGCA TATACCTTCCATCTCAGAGGAAAGAGCACGTGAAGCTTTCGCAACATACGTCTCTAGCAATTGCTGCTATAGTTCTGGCCCTGTCACAGATGGAGTTATAACTAATATGCAGTCTTTTAACACCTACAGA TATCGTTTGGAGACGTTTACTGAGTCCAGATCTACTGAATGGAGTCAGGAACCATACTCAG GACAGCCTGTGGATGCTGGAGTTCAGCCGGCTCCAGGACCGTGGCAGATCGCTGCTCAACCTCCACCCTTCTTTCAAGACCAAAAGCAGGCCATTAAAGTTCCTTTCACTTCATCAATTAAG AACTGTCACGTGTGTCTTGGAATGGGAAACAAACCCTGCACCACCTGTGCTGGAGCTGGAAAT AAAGTCTGCTGGGTGTGTAATGGTTCCGGTTCCCGTCTTAATGATGAACGATGCTCACACTGCAATGGACAGGGTCGTGAAAA CTGCTCTTCATGTAGTGGCAACGGCTCTTCCCAGTGTGACACCTGCCATGGAAAGAGACAGCTGATCGTTTTCATCAACCTCAATGTGAAATG GAGCACCGAGAAGGAAGACTTCGTAGCGCAGGATTTAAGTGGGCTGAAAGTGGAGAAACTGGAGAAGGTTTCAGGGAAGGAGCTTTTCAAAGACTCCCAGTTTATG GTCTATCCAGTGATGGGCTTTCCAGATGCTTCTGTTGCACAGGCGTCTCAGCGTATAGTGAGAGACCATCAGACGAAATTCGCCCAAACCTCCCGTATATTACAGCAG AGGCAGACAATCGAGCTCATTCCCGTAACTAAAGTCAACTACACGTGGAAAGGAAACCCCTATGTTTATTATGTGTATGGGAATGAGTTCGAAGTGAACGCTGAAGACTATCCTGCCACCTGCTGCTGCTCTGTGATGTAA